The Tripterygium wilfordii isolate XIE 37 chromosome 4, ASM1340144v1, whole genome shotgun sequence genome has a window encoding:
- the LOC119997938 gene encoding probable protein phosphatase 2C 59, whose translation MGYLNSVLSSSSQVYAEDGPVSGGGLSQNGRFSYGYASSPGKRASMEDFYETRIDGVDGEIVGLFGVFDGHGGARAAEYVKQNLFSNLISHPKFISDTKSAIADAYNHTDSEFLKSENNQNRDAGSTASTAILVGDRLLVANVGDSRAVICRGGNAIAVSRDHKPDQTDERQRIEDAGGFVMWAGTWRVGGVLAVSRAFGDRLLKQYVVADPEIQEEKVDSSLEFLILASDGLWDVVTNEEAVAMIKPIQDPQEAAKRLLQEAYQRGSADNITCVVVRFLANQGGSSLSGSG comes from the exons ATGGGCTATCTTAACTCCGTCTTATCATCGTCGAGTCAGGTTTATGCTGAGGATGGACCTGTGAGCGGCGGTGGTCTCAG CCAGAATGGAAGGTTCAGCTATGGATATGCAAGTTCACCAGGGAAAAGAGCTTCAATGGAAGATTTTTATGAGACAAGAATTGATGGCGTTGATGGAGAGATAGTTGGTCTGTTTGGAGTTTTTGATg GACATGGGGGTGCTCGAGCTGCTGAATATGTGAAACAAAATCTTTTCAGTAATCTGATCAGCCATCCAAAGTTCATTTCTGATACTAAATCAGCTATAG CTGATGCATATAACCATACAGACTCAGAATTTCTGAAGTcagaaaataatcaaaatagGGATGCTGGATCTACTGCTTCTACTGCAATCCTTGTTGGTGACCGTCTGCTTGTTGCAAATGTCGGGGATTCCAGAGCAGTTATATGCAGAGGTGGCAATG CTATTGCTGTTTCTAGAGATCACAAACCTGACCAAACCGATGAGCGGCAACGGATTGAGGATGCGGGAGGATTTGTAATGTGGGCTG GAACTTGGAGAGTTGGCGGTGTTCTTGCTGTCTCTCGAGCTTTTGGTGATAGGCTTTTGAAGCAGTATGTTGTTGCTGATCCAGAAATTCAG GAGGAAAAGGTTGACAGCTCTCTTGAGTTTCTTATCCTTGCAAGTGATGGATTGTGGGATGTCGTCACCAATGAG GAGGCTGTTGCAATGATCAAGCCAATACAGGACCCACAGGAGGCAGCAAAGAGGCTGCTGCAGGAGGCCTACCAGAGAGGCAGTGCTGACAATATCACTTGTGTTGTTGTTCGTTTCTTGGCAAACCAGGGGGGTTCCTCTCTCAGTGGTTCTGGGTAA
- the LOC119998006 gene encoding zinc finger protein CONSTANS-LIKE 4-like, whose amino-acid sequence MAASKLCDSCESAPATLFCRADSAFLCLNCDSRIHAANKLASRHARVWVCQVCEQAPGHVTCKADAAVLCVTCDRDIHSANPLASRHERVPVTPFYEAVNSAVKPSVAAANTINNFLDDRYFSDIDADVSREEEEAASWLLPNPPKAAESPDLNTGQYPFSDMDPYLHLDYGLPVDPKLEAQEQNSSGTDGVVPVQSKNFKAAPMVNEHCFAYGYSNHSCPSQSVSSSPLDVGVVPDGNAMIDISTPYGRAVESTANQTMQISPADREARVMRYREKRKNRKFEKTIRYASRKAYAETRPRIKGRFAKRSDREVEAVDRSMYGFGLVPSF is encoded by the exons ATGGCGGCGTCTAAGTTATGTGACTCTTGCGAATCCGCACCGGCGACTCTATTCTGCAGAGCAGACTCAGCGTTTCTGTGTCTCAACTGCGACTCGAGGATTCACGCAGCGAACAAGCTTGCATCCCGGCACGCTCGGGTATGGGTATGCCAGGTGTGCGAGCAAGCGCCGGGGCATGTCACTTGCAAGGCGGACGCGGCGGTACTTTGTGTCACGTGCGACCGCGACATTCATTCCGCAAATCCACTCGCCAGCCGTCATGAGCGCGTGCCTGTCACTCCCTTCTACGAAGCTGTTAACTCTGCTGTCAAGCCCAGCGTTGCTGCTGCTAACACCATCAACAACTTCCTCGACGATCGCTACTTCTCCGACATCGATGCTGACGTTAgcagggaggaggaggaggccgCCTCGTGGCTCCTCCCTAACCCTCCAAAGGCCGCTGAGAGTCCGGATCTGAATACTGGCCAGTATCCGTTCTCGGATATGGATCCGTATCTGCATTTGGATTATGGACTGCCAGTGGATCCGAAATTGGAAGCGCAAGAGCAAAACAGTTCCGGTACGGATGGGGTCGTTCCTGTCCAAAGCAAAAACTTCAAAGCTGCTCCCATGGTGAACGAACACTGCTTCGCTTATGGCTACAGCAATCATTCGTGTCCCAGTCAAAGC GTTTCATCTTCGCCTCTTGACGTCGGAGTTGTTCCTGATGGCAACGCCATGATAGACATATCAACGCCGTATGGGAGGGCAGTGGAGTCGACGGCGAATCAGACTATGCAGATCTCGCCGGCAGACAGGGAGGCCAGGGTTATGAGGTacagagagaagaggaagaaccgAAAGTTCGAGAAGACGATCCGATACGCGTCACGTAAAGCTTATGCGGAGACGAGGCCGCGAATCAAAGGAAGGTTCGCGAAGCGGTCGGACAGAGAAGTGGAAGCGGTGGATCGGAGTATGTACGGATTCGGCTTGGTTCCGTCGTTTTAG
- the LOC119997718 gene encoding protein GLUTAMINE DUMPER 5-like, which produces MRTLSTTTSTKASPPSYLSLAPPSTPTLQQQRSQWHSPVPYLFGGLAAMLGLIAFALLILACSYWKLSGRSDGENADQERDLENGDSANKAVKVYEEKFLVIMAGEEKPTFLATPVSSRTTSFCDKNEEGEQSKEEKTESSSEKVEREEEIGTNHDQTETH; this is translated from the coding sequence atgaggaCCCTCAGCACAACAACTTCAACAAAGGCATCACCTCCATCATATCTATCATTGGCACCGCCATCAACACCGACCCTGCAACAACAACGCTCGCAGTGGCACTCTCCGGTGCCGTATCTCTTCGGAGGCCTGGCGGCTATGTTGGGTCTGATCGCCTTTGCTCTGTTGATCTTGGCTTGTTCGTATTGGAAGCTCTCGGGTCGATCAGACGGTGAAAATGCGGATCAAGAGAGAGATCTCGAGAATGGAGATTCTGCCAACAAGGCAGTTAAGGTTTATGAGGAGAAGTTTCTGGTTATAATGGCCGGCGAGGAGAAGCCGACGTTCTTGGCCACACCTGTGTCGAGCAGAACAACGTCGTTCTGTGACAAGAACGAAGAGGGTGAACAGagcaaagaagagaaaacagagaGCAGTAGCGaaaaagtagagagagaagaagaaatcgGTACCAATCATGATCAAACTGAGACACATTGA